In one Plasmodium falciparum 3D7 genome assembly, chromosome: 14 genomic region, the following are encoded:
- a CDS encoding 60S ribosomal protein L29, putative, translated as MAKSKNHTNHNQNRKAHKNGIKKPKKHKFMSRKGLDPNFFRNQKYCLKGIQKKKKELKLKAKQEKNN; from the exons atggCCAAGTCAAAAAATCACACGAATCATAATCAA aaccGTAAAGCCCATAAGAATGGAATAAAGAAACCTAAGAAACATAAATTCATGTCACGTAAAGGG ttggATCCAAACTTTTTTAGAAATCAGAAATACTGCTTAAAAGGAattcaaaagaaaaagaaagaattaaaattaaaagctaaacaagaaaaaaacaattaa
- a CDS encoding ubiquitin carboxyl-terminal hydrolase isozyme L3: MAKNDIWTPLESNPDSLYLYSCKLGQSKLKFVDIYGFNNDLLDMIPQPVQAVIFLYPVNDNIVSENNTNDKHNLKENFDNVWFIKQYIPNSCGTIALLHLYGNLRNKFELDKDSVLDDFFNKVNEMSAEKRGQELKNNKSIENLHHEFCGQVENRDDILDVDTHFIVFVQIEGKIIELDGRKDHPTVHCFTNGDNFLYDTGKIIQDKFIEKCKDDLRFSALAVIPNDNFDII; this comes from the exons ATGGCAAAGAATGATATTTGGACACCTTTAGAGTCCAATCCcgattctttatatttatattcttgtAAACTTGGACAgtcaaaattaaaatttgtGGACATCTATGGTTTTAATAATGATTTATTGGATATG ATTCCACAACCTGTTCAAGcggttatatttttatatcctgtaaatgataatata GTTTCTGAAAACAATACCAATGATAAGCACAATTTGAAAGAAAATTTTGATAACGTCTGGTTTATAAAACAA taCATTCCAAACTCATGTGGAACCATAGCCTTGTTACATTTATACGGAAATTTAAGGAATAAATTCGAACTAg atAAGGATTCTGTTTTGGATGATTTCTTTAATAAAGTTAATGAGATGTCTGCCGAAAAAAGAGGacag gagttgaaaaataacaaaagtaTTGAAAATTTACATCACGAGTTTTGTGGACAAGTCGAGAATAGGGACGATATTTTAGAC gtTGATACacattttattgtttttgtGCAAATTGAAGGAAAGATCATTGAATTG gatGGAAGAAAGGATCATCCTACTGTTCACTGTTTTACCAATGgagataattttttatat gATACGGGGAAAATCATACAAGATAAGTTTATTGAAAAATGTAAAGATGATTTAAGATTTTCAGCATTGGCCGTAATACCAAACGATAACTttgatattatatga
- a CDS encoding inner membrane complex sub-compartment protein 3 — protein sequence MGNLCCSNNDIKNSKSNIDIFQDNEIYGDNENWTLENWINKYKSGNSIKVAFPDGNEIQCNFRIFFKEKYFELSLDNKVRVIKFNDINCILHRNSCETLLESEQNLLKSPKVIGIRLISTLKAIAFSMDSPGEARIFNDFLQKYCLNA from the coding sequence ATGGGAAATTTATGTTGtagtaataatgatataaaaaacagTAAAtcaaatatagatatatttcaGGACAATGAGATATATGGAGATAATGAAAATTGGACATTAGAAAATtggataaataaatataagagTGGAAATAGTATAAAGGTTGCATTTCCTGATGGTAATGAAATTCAATGTAATTTTAGGATTTTTTTcaaggaaaaatattttgaattatCTTTAGATAACAAAGTACGagtaataaaatttaatgatataaattgtATACTTCACAGAAATAGTTGTGAAACCTTATTAGAATCTGaacaaaatttattaaaatctcCTAAAGTTATAGGTATTCGTTTAATAAGTACACTAAAGGCTATTGCATTTTCTATGGACAGTCCAGGAGAAGCAAGAATCTTTAACGATTTCTTACAAAAATATTGTTTGAATGCATAA
- a CDS encoding 60S ribosomal protein L27, with product MGKLLKPGKVIIILNGRRAGKKAVIVNTYEGQTRERPYSYCLVAGIEKHPLKVNKSMTKKKIVKRSKVKAFIKCINVNHILPTRYQVANDFDIKSLASDDVLKSKNKKKEVKKLGKIFRDKFLEPVNKKTGEVSKDISFLHKKLYF from the exons ATGGGAAAATt ATTGAAACCAGGAAAagttatcataatattaaacGGTCGTAGAGCTGGAAAAAAGGCTGTCATAGTAAACACTTATGAAGGTCAAACCCGTGAAAGACCATATAGTTACTGCTTAGTAGCTGGTATAGAAAAACATCCATTAAAAGTTAACAAAAGTATGACCAAGAAAAAAATCGTAAAAAGATCAAAAGTTAAGGCctttataaaatgtattaacGTAAATCACATCCTTCCAACAAG ATACCAAGTAGCTAATGATTTCGATATTAAAAGTTTAGCATCTGATGATGTCTTGAAatccaaaaataaaaagaaggaaGTAAAAAAATTGGGAAAAATATTTAGAGACAA ATTTTTGGAACCAGTTAACAAAAAAACCGGAGAGGTTTCCAAGGATATTTCCTTCTTACACAAAAAGTTGTacttttaa
- a CDS encoding snRNA-activating protein complex subunit 3, putative, producing MDESKYFSFQIPIPHFSIDSLFNKDEFDFYKIKYKDDASGLSTRSENDNSNDKENQEEECADDESENEKLFMKYLKNIVRKGNKGSSTNWACPEQNEEGERLKEKNDYVEKDKMLEQNNDDDKNDENDELFEENNNNNNNNNNKIDDDDDDNNNNNNIDDRNNNNNNYEDIRLLYKKRRVYNKKNNEMIKKNVHLFEKYPNIPIKKELENQWIYQNVKSTFNIKKVRMNKFKEECDKIRKRLKGKYYDETCGKENFTCENCDGDTCTHDNKTYKKEYIVKYYNYLIKILLSGIRNPNVDEIINHIVYYNCNNWQYKIDMNILKKIADINTNEKKILNRTKCYIEWLPKMENNTFNKYQIIAKLKQKTISKTFKLVCDFNNTLLKVLYINQNLIHKYFSHEKKQIYNNNNNNNNIMTNLSSNDIFIISVCFYHPIRGIKIAEYEILSNQTLANLTDVFFCFDTSNYGLPKCDGSLYFIDGILYPDLRSNNAVDYSTSILNFYKMKKMKTNFIKYPYKINQDKAILSQIEIPLFKKCCFLHQGTCEHRIVFNNIRQYNKLRDKHLSKYPLRTFKPNISNKYCISCHKNIAQKIVLDSYLLKENPSYMCNNCFDLFLMDKNNQPIDTSMKYFDYIDDV from the coding sequence atggatGAGAGTAAATATTTCTCTTTTCAAATTCCTATTCCTCATTTTTCCATAGATTCCCTATTTAATAAAGACGAATTTgatttttacaaaattaaGTATAAAGATGATGCAAGTGGCTTATCAACACGTTCAGAAAATGATAATTCCAACGATAAGGAAAATCAAGAAGAAGAGTGTGCGGATGACGAGAGCGAAAATGAAAAGCTTTTTATGAAATATCTTAAAAATATTGTgagaaaaggaaataaaGGGAGTAGTACAAATTGGGCATGTCCTGAACAGAACGAAGAAGGGGAAAGATTGAAAGAGAAAAATGATTATgttgaaaaagataaaatgttggaacaaaataatgatgatgataagaatgatgaaaatgacgAACTGTTCGaagaaaataacaataataataataataataataataagatagatgatgatgatgatgataataataataataataatattgatgatagaaataataataataataattatgaagatATCCGTTTGCTATATAAAAAACGACGGGtatacaacaaaaaaaataatgaaatgataaaaaagaatgttcatctttttgaaaaatatccAAATATacctataaaaaaagaattagaaaATCAATGGATTTATCAAAATGTGAAATCAACATTTAATATCAAAAAAGTGAGAATGAATAAATTTAAAGAAGAATGTGATAAAATTAGGAAAAGactaaaaggaaaatattatgatgaaaCTTGtggaaaagaaaattttacaTGTGAAAATTGTGATGGTGATACATGTACACATGATAATAAaacttataaaaaagaatatattgtaaaatattataattatcttataaaaatattattatcaggTATAAGAAATCCAAATGTTGATGAAATTATTAATCATatagtatattataattgtaataattggcaatataaaatagatatgaatattttaaaaaaaatagctGATATTAATactaatgaaaaaaaaatcttaAATCGTACTAAATGTTATATTGAATGGTTACCAAAAATGGAGAATAatacttttaataaatatcaaATTATAgcaaaattaaaacaaaaaactATATCAAAAACGTTTAAATTAGTATGTGATTTTAATAACACATTAttaaaagtattatatattaatcaaaatttaatacataaatatttctcTCACGAAAAAAAgcaaatatataacaataataataataataataatattatgacaAATTTAAGTTCAAacgatatttttataatatcagtATGTTTTTATCATCCTATAAGAGGAATAAAAATAGCTGAATATGAAATTTTATCAAATCAAACTTTAGCGAATTTAACagatgtttttttttgttttgataCTTCCAACTATGGATTACCAAAATGTGACggttcattatattttattgatgGTATACTTTATCCAGATTTAAGAAGTAATAATGCTGTAGATTATTCTACTAGTattcttaatttttataaaatgaaaaaaatgaaaaccaattttattaaatatccatataaaataaatcaagACAAAGCTATACTTAGTCAAATAGAAATACctctatttaaaaaatgctGTTTTTTACATCAAGGAACATGTGAACATAGAAttgtttttaataatataagacaatataataaattaagagATAAACATCTATCCAAATATCCACTTCGCACATTCAAAcctaatatatcaaataaatattgtatatCTTGTCATAAAAATATCGCACAAAAAATTGTACTCGATTCATacttattaaaagaaaaccCATCCTATATGTGTAACAACTGTTTTGATTTATTTCTaatggataaaaataatcaacCCATAGATACATCAATGAAATATTTTGATTACATCGACGATGTTTAA
- a CDS encoding apicoplast ribosomal protein S10, putative, whose protein sequence is MNVVIYIFSFLTLYNICSSYVSNAFKIKYSPSFATFRVWKNNTRRISKLYNNLDKVNNDLKKKDIIKKWTENYHLRIILSSYFSDHLQKAVFNVKEKLSQYPQFIVAGPIPQKTIRKRFTFLRSPHVDKDSREQFEIKQYSCKLDIFLNSSVPIKNSEFVNFLSVKLPRFVGFEYYFEENYKGLSKEEVQKLKKKKYVSKYYTNLYNAQEKKKYVDLLLDNSKYMNVKLPRNFFELYKFPLEILKHYYKKTMEKKKWYHENEELMKKIESLSFD, encoded by the exons atgaatgtagtcatttatatcttttcctttttgacattatataatatttgttctTCTTATGTAAGTAAtgcttttaaaataaaatattctcCAAGTTTTGCGACTTTTAGGGTGtggaaaaataatacaagaaGGATATCAAAATTATACAATAAT TTGGATAAAGTAaataatgatttaaaaaagaaagatataataaaaaaatggacTGAGAATTATCATTTGCGAATAATATTAAGTTCTTATTTTTCTGATCATTTACAAAAAGCTGTTTTTAATGTTAAGGAAAAATTAAGTCAATATCCTCAGTTTATTGTAGCAGGCCCAATTCCCCAAAAGACAATAAGAAAGag ATTTACCTTTTTGCGATCTCCCCATGTGGATAAAGACAGTAGAGAGCAATTCGAAATAAAACAGTACTCTTGCAAATtagatatttttttgaactCATCTGTTCCTATAAAAAATTCTGAAT TTGTAAATTTCTTATCAGTGAAATTACCCAGATTTGTGGGTTTTGAATACTACTTTGAAGAGAATTATAAAGGTTTGTCAAAAGAAGAAgtacaaaaattaaagaagaaaaaatatgtcAGTAAATATTATACCAACTTATATAACgctcaagaaaaaaaaaaatatgtagatTTGTTACTTGATAAttctaaatatatgaatgtcAAATTACCCAGAAATTTTTTCGAATTATACAAATTCCCCTTAGAAATATTAAAGCATTATTACAAAAA aacaatggaaaagaaaaagtggTACcatgaaaatgaagaattaatgaagaaaatcGAATCTTTATCTTTTGATTGA
- a CDS encoding apicoplast ribosomal protein S10, putative, which yields MNVVIYIFSFLTLYNICSSYVSNAFKIKYSPSFATFRVWKNNTRRISKLYNNLDKVNNDLKKKDIIKKWTENYHLRIILSSYFSDHLQKAVFNVKEKLSQYPQFIVAGPIPQKTIRKRFTFLRSPHVDKDSREQFEIKQYSCKLDIFLNSSVPIKNSELKLPRFVGFEYYFEENYKGLSKEEVQKLKKKKYVSKYYTNLYNAQEKKKYVDLLLDNSKYMNVKLPRNFFELYKFPLEILKHYYKKTMEKKKWYHENEELMKKIESLSFD from the exons atgaatgtagtcatttatatcttttcctttttgacattatataatatttgttctTCTTATGTAAGTAAtgcttttaaaataaaatattctcCAAGTTTTGCGACTTTTAGGGTGtggaaaaataatacaagaaGGATATCAAAATTATACAATAAT TTGGATAAAGTAaataatgatttaaaaaagaaagatataataaaaaaatggacTGAGAATTATCATTTGCGAATAATATTAAGTTCTTATTTTTCTGATCATTTACAAAAAGCTGTTTTTAATGTTAAGGAAAAATTAAGTCAATATCCTCAGTTTATTGTAGCAGGCCCAATTCCCCAAAAGACAATAAGAAAGag ATTTACCTTTTTGCGATCTCCCCATGTGGATAAAGACAGTAGAGAGCAATTCGAAATAAAACAGTACTCTTGCAAATtagatatttttttgaactCATCTGTTCCTATAAAAAATTCTGAAT TGAAATTACCCAGATTTGTGGGTTTTGAATACTACTTTGAAGAGAATTATAAAGGTTTGTCAAAAGAAGAAgtacaaaaattaaagaagaaaaaatatgtcAGTAAATATTATACCAACTTATATAACgctcaagaaaaaaaaaaatatgtagatTTGTTACTTGATAAttctaaatatatgaatgtcAAATTACCCAGAAATTTTTTCGAATTATACAAATTCCCCTTAGAAATATTAAAGCATTATTACAAAAA aacaatggaaaagaaaaagtggTACcatgaaaatgaagaattaatgaagaaaatcGAATCTTTATCTTTTGATTGA